The Amycolatopsis mongoliensis genome includes a window with the following:
- the rpmJ gene encoding 50S ribosomal protein L36 → MKVQPSVKKICDKCKVIRRHGRIMVICENLRHKQRQG, encoded by the coding sequence GTGAAGGTCCAGCCGAGCGTCAAGAAGATCTGCGACAAGTGCAAGGTGATCCGCCGTCACGGCCGGATCATGGTGATCTGCGAGAACCTGCGGCACAAGCAGCGGCAGGGCTGA
- the infA gene encoding translation initiation factor IF-1, giving the protein MAKKDGAIEVEGRVVEPLPNAMFRVELENGHKVLAHISGKMRQHYIRILPEDRVVVELSPYDLSRGRIVYRYK; this is encoded by the coding sequence ATGGCGAAGAAAGACGGGGCCATCGAGGTCGAAGGCCGCGTAGTCGAGCCGCTCCCCAACGCGATGTTCCGCGTCGAGTTGGAGAACGGCCACAAGGTCCTGGCACACATCAGCGGCAAGATGCGGCAGCACTACATCCGCATCCTGCCGGAGGACAGGGTTGTCGTGGAGCTCTCGCCCTACGACCTCTCTCGTGGTCGCATCGTCTACCGCTACAAGTGA
- the map gene encoding type I methionyl aminopeptidase: protein MIEVKTPDELQAMRAAGLVVARTLAAVRTAAKPGVSTAELDELAEQTIRDAGAVPSFKGYHGFPASICASVNEQIVHGIPAKTQVLADGDIISVDCGAILDGWHGDSAVTLAIGAVSDADLALSAATEAAMWAGIEAVRAGGRLTDISYAVQSAAERAGRDDGVEYGMIVEYGGHGIGRQMHMDPFLPNIGKPGKGPRLKAGMALAIEPMLTGGGGETRELDDGWTVVTADGSRAAHWEHTVAITEEGPWVLTAPEDA, encoded by the coding sequence ATGATCGAGGTCAAGACCCCGGACGAGCTGCAGGCGATGCGGGCTGCGGGGCTCGTCGTCGCCCGCACGCTCGCGGCGGTCCGCACCGCCGCGAAACCGGGCGTCAGCACGGCCGAGCTCGACGAGCTGGCCGAGCAGACGATCCGGGACGCCGGCGCGGTGCCGTCCTTCAAGGGCTACCACGGCTTCCCGGCGTCGATCTGCGCGTCGGTGAACGAGCAGATCGTCCACGGCATCCCGGCGAAGACCCAGGTGCTGGCCGACGGCGACATCATCTCCGTCGACTGCGGCGCGATCCTCGACGGCTGGCACGGCGACTCCGCCGTCACACTGGCGATCGGCGCCGTCTCCGACGCCGACCTGGCACTGTCCGCGGCGACCGAAGCGGCGATGTGGGCCGGCATCGAGGCGGTCCGCGCCGGCGGCCGGTTGACCGACATCTCCTACGCCGTCCAGTCGGCCGCCGAACGCGCGGGCCGCGACGACGGCGTCGAGTACGGCATGATCGTCGAGTACGGCGGCCACGGCATCGGGCGCCAGATGCACATGGACCCGTTCCTGCCGAACATCGGCAAGCCGGGCAAGGGCCCGCGGCTGAAGGCCGGCATGGCCCTGGCGATCGAGCCGATGCTGACCGGCGGCGGGGGCGAGACCCGCGAGCTGGACGACGGCTGGACCGTGGTCACGGCCGACGGCTCCCGCGCGGCCCACTGGGAGCACACGGTGGCGATCACCGAAGAAGGCCCCTGGGTGCTCACCGCTCCCGAGGACGCCTGA
- a CDS encoding adenylate kinase: MTRLVLVGPPGAGKGTQAVALSEQLRIPHISTGELFRAHVGQETPLGQEAKRYLDSGELVPDSVTNEMVRERLAEPDAKVGFLLDGFPRNTKQAEVLGEILGDADVSLDAVIQLQVPEDVVVGRLMSRGRADDTEEVIRRRQQIYVSDTAPLLEYYADILVTVDGVGSVEEISGRVLKALRDRT, from the coding sequence GTGACGCGGCTGGTTCTCGTGGGTCCGCCCGGCGCGGGCAAAGGTACGCAGGCGGTGGCCCTGTCGGAGCAGCTGCGCATCCCGCACATCTCCACGGGTGAGCTGTTCCGCGCGCACGTCGGCCAGGAGACTCCGCTGGGCCAGGAGGCCAAGCGCTACCTGGACTCGGGCGAGCTCGTGCCCGACTCGGTGACGAACGAAATGGTCCGCGAGCGGCTGGCGGAGCCGGACGCGAAGGTGGGCTTCCTGCTCGACGGCTTTCCCCGCAACACCAAGCAGGCCGAGGTCCTCGGCGAGATCCTCGGCGACGCCGACGTCTCGCTCGACGCCGTGATCCAGCTGCAGGTGCCGGAGGACGTCGTCGTCGGGCGCCTCATGTCCCGCGGCCGCGCGGACGACACCGAAGAGGTCATCCGCCGCCGTCAGCAGATCTACGTGTCGGACACCGCGCCGCTGCTGGAGTACTACGCCGACATCCTGGTGACCGTCGACGGCGTCGGCAGCGTCGAGGAGATCTCCGGCCGGGTGCTGAAAGCGCTGCGCGACCGCACGTGA
- the secY gene encoding preprotein translocase subunit SecY, which translates to MFSAFRSALATPDLRKKILFTLAIVAVYRIGATIPAPGISYGAVQACSSQAQQEGVYQLLNLFSGGALLQLSLFSTGIMPYITASIIIQLLTVVIPRFEELKKEGQSGQGKLTQYTRYLTVALAILQATGVVALADRKQLFPDCDSPIIPDNSVYSLAIIVITMTAGTAVMMWLGELITERGVGNGMSVLIFLNIAARIPVEGGNILSNGGGIALTMICIFGLVIIASVIFVEQGQRRIPVQYAKRMIGRRMYGGTSTYLPIKVNQAGVIPVIFASSLLYLPDLISRLVGDQNSNSGWQVFIKNYIVNQSSWVHIALYFGLIIFFTYFYITITFNVDERAEEMKKFGGFIPGIRPGRPTAEYLSFVLGRITLPGSLYLGIIAILPNFFLSVTGSGNNQNFPFGGTAVLIMVGVGLDTVKQIESQLMQRNYEGFLK; encoded by the coding sequence GTGTTCAGCGCCTTCCGCTCGGCTCTCGCGACGCCGGATCTACGCAAGAAGATCCTGTTCACGCTAGCCATCGTCGCGGTCTACCGAATCGGTGCGACCATTCCGGCACCCGGGATCTCCTACGGGGCGGTCCAGGCCTGTAGCTCCCAGGCGCAGCAGGAAGGCGTCTACCAGCTGCTGAACCTGTTCAGCGGTGGTGCGCTGCTGCAGCTGTCGCTCTTCTCGACCGGCATCATGCCGTACATCACGGCGAGCATCATCATCCAGCTGCTGACCGTGGTCATCCCGCGGTTCGAGGAGCTGAAGAAGGAAGGCCAGTCCGGCCAGGGCAAGCTGACCCAGTACACCCGGTACCTGACGGTCGCGCTGGCGATCCTGCAGGCCACCGGCGTGGTCGCGCTCGCGGACCGCAAGCAGCTCTTCCCCGACTGCGACTCGCCGATCATCCCGGACAACAGCGTCTACTCGCTGGCCATCATCGTCATCACCATGACCGCGGGCACCGCCGTCATGATGTGGCTGGGTGAGCTGATCACCGAGCGCGGCGTCGGCAACGGAATGTCCGTCCTGATCTTCCTGAACATCGCCGCGCGCATCCCGGTCGAGGGCGGCAACATCCTCAGCAACGGTGGTGGCATCGCGCTGACGATGATCTGCATCTTCGGCCTGGTGATCATCGCCAGCGTCATCTTCGTCGAGCAGGGGCAGCGCCGGATCCCGGTGCAGTACGCCAAGCGCATGATCGGCCGCCGGATGTACGGCGGCACGTCGACCTACCTGCCGATCAAGGTGAACCAGGCCGGCGTCATCCCGGTCATCTTCGCGTCTTCCCTGCTGTACCTGCCGGATCTGATCAGCCGCCTCGTCGGCGACCAGAACAGCAACTCCGGCTGGCAGGTCTTCATCAAGAACTACATCGTGAACCAGTCCAGCTGGGTGCACATCGCGCTGTACTTCGGCCTGATCATCTTCTTCACCTACTTCTACATCACGATCACGTTCAACGTGGACGAGCGTGCGGAAGAGATGAAGAAGTTCGGCGGGTTCATCCCGGGCATCCGCCCGGGGCGCCCGACCGCGGAGTACCTGAGCTTCGTGCTCGGCCGGATCACCCTTCCGGGTTCGCTGTACCTGGGCATCATCGCGATCCTTCCGAACTTCTTCCTGTCGGTGACCGGTAGCGGGAACAACCAGAACTTCCCGTTCGGTGGCACGGCTGTGCTGATCATGGTCGGTGTCGGGCTCGACACCGTGAAGCAGATCGAAAGCCAGCTGATGCAGCGCAACTACGAAGGGTTCTTGAAGTGA
- a CDS encoding LysE family translocator gives MLVFFGASVLIALTPGANNLLGLHHGMTHGVRRGLAGLGGRLTAFTLLITAVAAGLGQLLAASETALTIIKWAGAAYLLYLGVRILWSTIRRKDDEPGTPAAKAEPATAWRVARKEFGVAITNPKAILIFTAFVPQFIDAGHGPFPAQIALLGAVYLLAEFLAGSVYVGVGAAVKSFELTRRARRNVDRGTGVVLVGLAGVLATSTS, from the coding sequence CTGCTGGTCTTCTTCGGGGCGTCCGTGCTCATCGCGCTTACGCCAGGGGCGAACAACCTGCTCGGGCTCCACCACGGGATGACGCACGGTGTTCGCCGCGGCCTCGCCGGGCTGGGCGGCAGGCTGACCGCGTTCACCCTGTTGATCACCGCCGTGGCGGCCGGGCTCGGGCAGCTGCTGGCCGCGTCCGAGACCGCCCTCACGATCATCAAGTGGGCCGGCGCCGCCTACCTGCTCTACCTCGGCGTGCGGATCCTGTGGTCCACCATCCGGCGCAAGGACGACGAACCCGGCACCCCCGCGGCGAAGGCCGAACCGGCGACGGCGTGGCGCGTCGCGCGCAAGGAGTTCGGCGTCGCGATCACCAACCCGAAGGCGATCCTCATCTTCACCGCGTTCGTCCCGCAGTTCATCGACGCAGGTCACGGGCCCTTTCCGGCCCAGATCGCGCTGCTGGGCGCCGTCTACCTGCTGGCCGAGTTCCTGGCCGGCTCGGTGTACGTCGGCGTCGGGGCCGCGGTGAAGTCGTTCGAGCTGACGCGGCGGGCCCGGCGCAACGTCGACCGCGGCACCGGCGTCGTCCTCGTCGGCCTGGCCGGGGTGCTCGCGACTTCGACCTCTTGA
- the rplO gene encoding 50S ribosomal protein L15, with translation MTAIKIHHLRPAPGAKREKMRVGRGEGSKGKTAGRGTKGTKARKNVPAGFEGGQMPIHMRLPKLRGFKNRFRTEYQPVNVGDIARVFPDGGKVGAEELAAAGLVRKGKLVKVLGNGDVNGVKLDVTADGFSGSAKEKLEAAGGSATTN, from the coding sequence ATGACGGCCATCAAGATCCACCACCTCCGCCCGGCTCCGGGCGCGAAGCGCGAGAAGATGCGCGTCGGTCGTGGTGAGGGTTCGAAGGGCAAGACGGCCGGTCGCGGTACGAAGGGCACCAAGGCCCGGAAGAACGTGCCCGCCGGGTTCGAGGGTGGGCAGATGCCCATCCACATGCGGCTCCCGAAGCTTCGCGGCTTCAAGAACCGCTTCCGCACCGAGTACCAGCCGGTGAACGTGGGCGACATCGCCCGCGTCTTCCCGGACGGTGGCAAGGTCGGCGCCGAGGAGCTCGCCGCCGCGGGCCTCGTCCGCAAGGGCAAGCTCGTCAAGGTGCTCGGCAACGGTGACGTCAACGGCGTCAAGCTCGACGTGACCGCCGACGGCTTCTCCGGCTCCGCCAAGGAGAAGCTCGAAGCGGCCGGTGGCTCCGCCACCACCAACTGA
- the rpmD gene encoding 50S ribosomal protein L30, producing MAELKVTQVKSKIGTKHAHRESLRTLGLRKIRQSVVREDTPQVRGLIHTVRHLVEVEEVQA from the coding sequence ATGGCTGAGCTCAAGGTCACCCAGGTCAAGAGCAAGATCGGCACGAAGCACGCTCACCGCGAGTCGCTGCGCACCCTCGGGCTGCGCAAGATCCGCCAGAGCGTCGTGCGTGAAGACACCCCCCAGGTGCGCGGCCTGATCCACACCGTCCGCCACCTGGTGGAGGTCGAGGAGGTCCAGGCATGA
- the rpsE gene encoding 30S ribosomal protein S5, with amino-acid sequence MPGRTRQFGGGQGGPGGQGGNDRNDRRGGGRDRRDSGRGGAGQDKTPHLEKVVTINRVAKVVKGGRRFSFTALVVVGDGDGQVGVGYGKAKEVPAAIAKGVEEAKKNFFRVPRVGGTIPHPIQGEEAAGVVLLRPASAGTGVIAGGPVRAVLECAGVHDVLSKSLGSDNAINIVHATVAALKGLQRPEEVAARRGLPLEDVAPARMLRQRAGQGV; translated from the coding sequence ATGCCGGGACGTACACGGCAATTCGGCGGCGGACAGGGCGGACCCGGCGGGCAGGGCGGCAACGACCGCAATGACCGTCGCGGTGGCGGCCGGGACCGGCGCGACAGCGGCCGTGGCGGGGCCGGCCAGGACAAGACCCCGCACCTCGAGAAGGTCGTGACGATCAACCGCGTCGCCAAGGTCGTCAAGGGCGGTCGTCGCTTCAGCTTCACCGCCCTCGTCGTCGTCGGTGACGGTGACGGTCAGGTCGGCGTCGGCTACGGCAAGGCCAAGGAAGTTCCCGCGGCGATCGCCAAGGGCGTCGAGGAAGCGAAGAAGAACTTCTTCCGCGTTCCCCGCGTCGGCGGCACCATCCCCCACCCGATCCAGGGTGAGGAGGCCGCCGGTGTCGTGCTGCTCCGTCCGGCGTCCGCCGGTACCGGCGTCATCGCCGGTGGCCCGGTGCGCGCGGTGCTGGAGTGCGCGGGTGTCCACGACGTGCTGTCGAAGTCGCTCGGCTCCGACAACGCGATCAACATCGTGCACGCGACCGTGGCGGCCCTGAAGGGCCTGCAGCGTCCCGAAGAGGTCGCGGCCCGCCGCGGTCTCCCGCTCGAGGACGTCGCGCCGGCCCGGATGCTGCGCCAGCGCGCGGGCCAGGGGGTCTGA
- the rplR gene encoding 50S ribosomal protein L18 produces the protein MSDTTTKRKPVGKDISTRRRVAKARRHFRLRKKVSGTDQRPRLVVKRSSRHIAVQVIDDLAGHTLASASTLEADVRALDGDKKAKAAKVGELVAARAKNAGISAVVFDRGGNAYHGRIAALADAAREAGLEF, from the coding sequence ATGAGCGACACGACTACGAAGCGCAAGCCGGTGGGCAAGGACATCTCGACCCGCCGCCGCGTCGCGAAGGCCCGTCGGCACTTCCGCCTCCGCAAGAAGGTCTCGGGCACGGACCAGCGTCCGCGCTTGGTCGTCAAGCGGTCCTCGCGGCACATCGCCGTGCAGGTCATCGACGACCTCGCCGGCCACACGCTGGCGTCGGCGTCCACCCTCGAGGCGGATGTCCGGGCGCTCGACGGCGACAAGAAGGCCAAGGCCGCCAAGGTCGGGGAACTCGTCGCCGCTCGCGCGAAGAACGCCGGGATCTCGGCTGTGGTGTTCGACCGTGGGGGCAACGCCTACCACGGCCGCATCGCCGCGCTCGCCGACGCCGCCCGTGAGGCGGGGTTGGAGTTCTGA
- the rplF gene encoding 50S ribosomal protein L6: MSRIGKLPVAVPSGVEVTIDGQHISVKGPKGTLEHTIAEPITVERDDDGTLLVKRPDDERTSKALHGLTRTLVNNLVVGVTSGYEKKLEIHGVGYRVQAKGSDLEFALGYSHPVKIEAPEGITFKVESPTRFSVSGIDKQKVGQISAVIRRLRRPDPYKGKGLRYEGEKIRRKVGKTGK; encoded by the coding sequence ATGTCACGCATCGGAAAGCTGCCGGTCGCCGTCCCCTCCGGGGTCGAGGTGACCATCGACGGTCAGCACATCAGCGTCAAGGGCCCCAAGGGGACCCTCGAACACACCATCGCCGAGCCGATCACGGTCGAGCGCGACGACGACGGCACTCTGCTGGTCAAGCGCCCGGACGACGAGCGCACCAGCAAGGCCCTGCACGGCCTCACCCGTACCCTGGTGAACAACCTGGTCGTGGGTGTGACCTCGGGCTACGAGAAGAAGCTCGAGATCCACGGTGTCGGTTACCGCGTGCAGGCCAAGGGCTCGGACCTCGAGTTCGCCCTGGGCTACAGCCACCCGGTGAAGATCGAGGCTCCGGAGGGCATCACCTTCAAGGTGGAGAGCCCCACCCGGTTCTCGGTCTCCGGCATCGACAAGCAGAAGGTCGGCCAGATCTCGGCGGTCATCCGCCGGCTGCGGCGCCCGGACCCGTACAAGGGCAAGGGCCTGCGGTACGAGGGTGAGAAGATCCGCCGCAAGGTCGGAAAGACGGGTAAGTGA
- the rpsH gene encoding 30S ribosomal protein S8: protein MTMTDPIADFLTRLRNANSAYHDEVKLPHSKLKANIAEILKREGYIAGYHDEPGEKHKNLVVELKYGPNRERSIAGLRRVSKPGLRVYAKSTELPSVLGGLGIAIISTSGGLQTDRQAKRNSVGGEVLAYVW, encoded by the coding sequence ATGACGATGACCGACCCCATCGCAGACTTCTTGACGCGTCTGCGTAACGCGAACTCGGCGTACCACGACGAGGTCAAGCTCCCGCACTCGAAGCTCAAGGCGAACATCGCCGAGATCCTCAAGCGCGAGGGCTACATCGCGGGCTACCACGACGAGCCGGGCGAGAAGCACAAGAACCTCGTCGTCGAGCTCAAGTACGGCCCCAACCGCGAGCGGAGCATCGCCGGCCTCCGGCGCGTCTCCAAGCCCGGTCTGCGGGTCTACGCAAAATCGACCGAACTGCCGTCCGTTCTCGGCGGCCTGGGCATCGCGATCATCTCGACGTCCGGTGGCCTCCAGACCGACCGGCAGGCCAAGCGCAACAGCGTGGGCGGCGAAGTCCTCGCCTACGTCTGGTAA
- a CDS encoding type Z 30S ribosomal protein S14 translates to MAKKALVHKAAKKPKFAVRAYTRCQRCGRPHAVFRKFGLCRICLREMAHAGELPGVRKSSW, encoded by the coding sequence ATGGCCAAGAAAGCACTGGTCCACAAGGCCGCGAAGAAGCCGAAGTTCGCCGTGCGTGCCTACACCCGCTGCCAGCGGTGCGGCCGCCCGCACGCCGTGTTCCGCAAGTTCGGGCTCTGCCGGATCTGCCTTCGCGAGATGGCACACGCGGGCGAGCTGCCCGGCGTCCGCAAGTCCAGCTGGTAA
- the rplE gene encoding 50S ribosomal protein L5 gives MTTAEKVAPRLKVRYREEIKGQLQAEFSFANVHQIPGVVKVVVNMGVGDAARDSKLIEGAVKDLSLITGQKPEVRKARKSIAQFKLREGQPIGARVTLRGDRMWEFLDRLLTIALPRIRDFRGLSPKQFDGHGNYTFGLNEQSMFHEIDPDSIDRPRGMDVTVVTTATNDDEGRALLRKLGFPFKEN, from the coding sequence ATGACCACCGCAGAGAAGGTCGCGCCGCGCCTCAAGGTGCGCTACCGCGAAGAGATCAAGGGCCAGCTGCAGGCGGAGTTCTCCTTCGCCAACGTCCACCAGATCCCGGGCGTGGTGAAGGTCGTCGTGAACATGGGCGTCGGTGACGCCGCCCGTGACAGCAAGCTGATCGAGGGTGCGGTCAAGGACCTCTCCCTGATCACCGGCCAGAAGCCCGAGGTCCGGAAGGCCCGCAAGTCCATCGCGCAGTTCAAGCTGCGCGAGGGTCAGCCGATCGGTGCGCGCGTCACGCTGCGTGGCGACCGGATGTGGGAGTTCCTCGACCGGCTGCTGACCATCGCGCTGCCGCGTATCCGCGACTTCCGCGGGCTTTCGCCCAAGCAGTTCGACGGCCACGGCAACTACACCTTCGGTCTCAACGAGCAGTCGATGTTCCACGAGATCGACCCTGACTCCATCGACCGCCCGCGCGGCATGGACGTCACCGTCGTCACGACCGCCACGAACGACGACGAGGGCCGGGCGCTGCTGCGCAAGCTCGGCTTCCCGTTCAAGGAGAACTGA
- the rplX gene encoding 50S ribosomal protein L24 — MKVKKGDTVVVIAGKDKGAKGKVIQAYPERDRVLVEGVNRIKKHTRITQTQRGAQSGGIVTQEAPIHVSNVMVVDSDGKPSRVGYRIGEDGKKVRISRRNGKDI, encoded by the coding sequence ATGAAGGTGAAGAAGGGCGACACGGTCGTCGTCATCGCCGGCAAGGACAAGGGCGCCAAGGGCAAGGTCATCCAGGCTTACCCGGAGCGCGACCGCGTGCTGGTCGAAGGCGTGAACCGGATCAAGAAGCACACGCGGATCACCCAGACCCAGCGCGGTGCGCAGTCCGGTGGCATCGTCACGCAGGAGGCCCCGATCCACGTCTCCAACGTGATGGTCGTCGACTCGGACGGCAAGCCGTCCCGGGTGGGTTACCGCATCGGCGAGGACGGCAAGAAGGTCCGGATCTCGCGCCGGAACGGTAAGGACATCTGA
- the rplN gene encoding 50S ribosomal protein L14, which yields MIQQESRLRVADNTGAKEILCIRVLGGSGRRYAGIGDIIVATVKDAIPAAGVKKGDVVKAVIVRTVKERRRPDGSYIRFDENAAVLIKNDNEPRGTRIFGPVGRELRDRKFMKIISLAPEVL from the coding sequence GTGATCCAGCAGGAGTCGCGGCTTCGGGTAGCCGACAACACGGGTGCGAAGGAAATCCTCTGCATCCGCGTTCTCGGTGGTTCCGGGCGGCGCTACGCCGGCATCGGCGACATCATCGTCGCCACCGTGAAGGACGCCATCCCGGCTGCCGGGGTGAAGAAGGGCGATGTCGTCAAGGCCGTCATCGTCCGCACGGTCAAGGAGCGTCGTCGTCCGGACGGTTCCTACATCCGGTTCGACGAGAACGCCGCCGTGCTCATCAAGAACGACAACGAGCCCCGGGGCACCCGCATCTTCGGCCCGGTGGGCCGCGAGCTGCGCGACCGAAAGTTCATGAAGATCATTTCGCTCGCGCCGGAGGTGCTGTGA
- the rpsQ gene encoding 30S ribosomal protein S17, protein MSEPTTETPARNDRKVREGYVVSDKMNKTIVVELEDRKKHPRYSKVVRTTSKVKVHDENNEAGVGDRVTLMETRPLSATKRWRLVQIVEKAK, encoded by the coding sequence ATGAGCGAGCCCACCACCGAGACGCCGGCCCGGAACGACCGCAAGGTCCGCGAGGGCTACGTCGTCTCGGACAAGATGAACAAGACGATCGTGGTCGAGCTCGAGGACCGCAAGAAGCACCCCCGCTACTCGAAGGTCGTCCGCACCACCTCCAAGGTGAAGGTGCACGACGAGAACAACGAGGCGGGCGTGGGCGACCGGGTCACCCTGATGGAGACCCGCCCGCTGTCGGCGACGAAGCGGTGGCGCCTGGTGCAGATCGTGGAGAAGGCCAAGTAA
- the rpmC gene encoding 50S ribosomal protein L29, producing MAKAGAALASELRELTAEELVLRLKEYKEELFNLRFQMATGQLDNNRRLRTVRTDIARIYTVMRERELGLSVAPDAESEGAA from the coding sequence ATGGCGAAGGCAGGTGCCGCTCTGGCATCGGAGCTGCGTGAGCTCACCGCGGAAGAGCTCGTCCTGCGTCTCAAGGAATACAAGGAGGAGCTCTTCAACCTCCGCTTCCAGATGGCGACCGGGCAGCTCGACAACAACCGCCGTCTGCGCACCGTCCGCACGGACATCGCGCGGATCTACACGGTCATGCGCGAGCGCGAACTCGGCCTGTCCGTTGCCCCCGACGCCGAGAGTGAAGGTGCCGCATGA
- the rplP gene encoding 50S ribosomal protein L16, producing MLIPRRVKHRKQHSPKRHGAAKGGTKVSFGEYGIQALEHSYVTNRQIESARIAMTRHIKRGGKVWTTIYPDRPLTKKPAETRMGSGKGSPEWWIANVKPGRVMFEISFPNEETAREALRRAIHKLPMKCRIVTREGGEF from the coding sequence GTGCTCATCCCGCGCAGGGTCAAGCACCGGAAGCAGCACTCCCCGAAGCGCCACGGCGCCGCCAAGGGTGGCACGAAGGTCAGCTTCGGCGAGTACGGCATCCAGGCGCTTGAGCACAGCTACGTGACGAACCGGCAGATCGAGTCCGCTCGTATCGCCATGACCCGTCACATCAAGCGTGGTGGCAAGGTGTGGACGACCATCTACCCGGACCGCCCGCTGACCAAGAAGCCGGCCGAAACCCGCATGGGTTCCGGTAAGGGTTCGCCCGAGTGGTGGATCGCCAACGTGAAGCCGGGCCGCGTGATGTTCGAGATCTCGTTCCCGAACGAGGAGACCGCCCGCGAGGCGCTCCGTCGCGCGATCCACAAGCTGCCCATGAAGTGCCGCATCGTGACCCGTGAAGGTGGTGAGTTCTGA
- the rpsC gene encoding 30S ribosomal protein S3 encodes MGQKINPHGFRLGITTDWKSRWYADKQYAEYVAEDVKIRKLLATGMERAGISKVEIERTRDRVRVDIHTARPGIVIGRRGAEADRIRGALEKLTKKQVQLNILEVKNPEADAQLVAQAVAEQLSNRVAFRRAMRKAIQTSMRSPQVKGIRVQCGGRLGGAEMSRSEHYRDGRVPLHTLRADIDYGFFEAKTTFGRIGVKVWIYKGELVGGLKAREARDAAERAPRRDRDRSDRPSRPRRSGASGTTATSTEAGRAAAAATTEAAPATETAEKTEG; translated from the coding sequence GTGGGCCAGAAGATCAACCCGCACGGTTTCCGCCTGGGTATCACCACGGACTGGAAGTCGCGCTGGTACGCCGACAAGCAGTACGCCGAGTACGTGGCCGAGGACGTCAAGATCCGCAAGCTGCTGGCGACGGGCATGGAGCGCGCCGGCATCTCCAAGGTCGAGATCGAGCGCACCCGTGACCGCGTCCGCGTCGACATCCACACCGCCCGGCCGGGCATCGTCATCGGCCGCCGCGGCGCGGAGGCCGACCGGATCCGCGGCGCGCTGGAGAAGCTGACCAAGAAGCAGGTCCAGCTGAACATCCTCGAGGTCAAGAACCCCGAGGCCGACGCCCAGCTGGTCGCCCAGGCGGTCGCGGAGCAGCTCTCCAACCGCGTGGCGTTCCGCCGCGCGATGCGGAAGGCGATCCAGACCTCCATGCGCTCGCCGCAGGTCAAGGGCATCCGCGTGCAGTGCGGCGGTCGTCTCGGCGGTGCCGAGATGTCCCGCTCCGAGCACTACCGCGATGGCCGGGTCCCGCTGCACACGCTGCGCGCCGACATCGACTACGGCTTCTTCGAGGCCAAGACGACGTTCGGCCGCATCGGCGTCAAGGTGTGGATCTACAAGGGTGAGCTCGTCGGTGGCCTGAAGGCTCGCGAGGCCCGTGACGCCGCCGAGCGCGCGCCGCGTCGCGACCGTGACCGCAGCGACCGGCCGTCCCGCCCGCGTCGTTCCGGCGCGTCGGGCACGACCGCCACCTCGACCGAAGCCGGTCGCGCCGCCGCGGCCGCCACGACCGAGGCGGCCCCGGCCACCGAGACCGCAGAAAAGACGGAGGGCTGA
- the rplV gene encoding 50S ribosomal protein L22, whose protein sequence is MNAQNDATVEALPTAYARARFVRDSPTKVRRVIELIKGRSAADALAVLRFAPQAASEPVAKVLASAVANAENNLQLDPETLWVKNAYADEGPTLKRIRPRAQGRAYRIRKRTSHITVEVESRPAVAQKAQSKKKAGGR, encoded by the coding sequence ATGAACGCCCAGAACGACGCGACGGTCGAGGCCCTGCCTACGGCTTACGCGCGGGCTCGCTTCGTCCGGGACTCGCCGACCAAGGTGCGCCGGGTGATCGAGCTCATCAAGGGACGTAGCGCCGCCGACGCCTTGGCCGTGCTCCGGTTCGCCCCGCAGGCGGCCAGCGAGCCGGTCGCGAAGGTGCTCGCCAGCGCCGTGGCCAACGCCGAGAACAACCTTCAGCTGGACCCGGAGACGCTCTGGGTCAAGAACGCATACGCCGACGAGGGCCCCACCCTCAAGCGGATCCGCCCGCGGGCCCAGGGCCGTGCGTACCGGATCCGCAAGCGGACCAGCCACATCACCGTCGAGGTGGAGTCGCGTCCGGCCGTCGCGCAGAAGGCTCAGAGCAAGAAGAAGGCAGGTGGCCGGTAG